The genomic stretch GAAATATCATGTTTGCAGAGACAATTTCCAAGTTTGGCTCaggattttttcttcttgtacaAGTTGTACTTCTGTTGGATTTTGTTCATGGATGGAATGACAAATGGGTTGGATATGATGAGAAGTTCTGGTTTGtgtattattttctttagtatCTAttattcaaattcacatttctACATCTTTAACTGATTTTAACTTGTATCTTCCTCGCTATATATAGGTATGTTGCACTTTTTGTTGTTTCTCTTGTTTGTTATCTGGCAACATTCGTCTTCTCTGGACTTCTTTTCCATTGGTTCACACCATCTGGACAAGACTGCGGGCTCAACACCTTCTTTATTGTCATGACTCTCATGTGTGTCTTCGGGTTTCTTATAGTGGCACTGCATCCTTCGGTAAGTTCGTAAATAtgcatatttttacttttattgtcATACTATTGTAGCCAATGATAATTGGTTATCAAGAAAAGAAcaggaaaagaagaaagcaGCCCCCACAGTTGTatgatacatgcatgcaaatgtacaactgaaaaaaattaaaaatgactAACAAAGCTTGTATAAGGTTGTGAGATCGTTGCATTATTGTTACAGTCTTTATGTGCAGAGAGACTAGTTATAGATTCAGTGATAGACCAGAATTACAGAGCACAGAGCCAATAAAATCCACcgttgttttatttatttattttttttcaggaGGAAACATCCTATTCTATTTCCTTAAGAttgcgcaaaaaaaaaaagcatttaaaactcGAAATTATATGATAAATTGACACTTATTTAAGCATGTTCTGTAGATAACATAATAATTGGGTCAAAACCAGAAGAATATCACTCTCCAGGTTATGGTGATGAGAGCAACACATTTCTCCATCTTAGATCCAGTTAACTTAAAGAGTATATATTGCTTGGCATATTTGTACTGTGGAGTAAATTTTGTTATGAATAGTATTGTGATTAATTATGATTTTAATGTTATATAGGTAAGTGGCAGCATTTTACCCGCGTCAGTTATATCTATGTACTGCACGTACCTCTGCTACAGTGCACTTGCCAGTGAACCTAGGGACTATGAGTGCAATGGTCTTCACAAGCACTCCAAAGCTGTTTCTACCGGGACCCTTACCTTTGGGTTGCTAACCACTGTTCTTTCTGTGGTTTATTCTGCTGTTCGTGCTGGATCTTCCACAACTCTTCTCTCCCCACCAAGTTCTCCTCGCTCAGGTAATTCTCTATGGAACATTTAGAACTCTTGGTTTGTTTCAATATGTGAAATCTCTGTAGGGTgctattattggcactccaaaaatttcattatacactcctcataagtgtatttttctttctctaaatatagaaagttttgGGGTGCACTATGAGATTTTGAAGTGCCAGTAACAGTTTCTTTTTTCTATACTATATGAGAAAAATGTGGTTAAACTGTCCTTTCCAATGGTTGGTTATGTTGAGGTTGTTTCGTGAACTATTTTATTTGATGTTTGGTTGCACTGAGGCTATCCAGTTTTCCTATGCAAAAAACTGAAGcatcttttattatttatttttgggcaAAGGTGCTGGAAAGGCTCTGCTTCCATTAGACAAGGTTGATGAACACGAAGAAAAAGAGAAGTCCAAGCCagtgtcatattcatatgcGTTTTTCCACATCATCTTCTCTCTTGCTAGTATGTACTCGGCCATGCTTCTGACAGGGTGGTCAGCCTCAGTTGGGGAGAGCGGGAAGTTGGTGGATGTTGGGTGGCCATCTGTGTGGGTGAGGATGGTGACTAGTTGGGCAACTGCAGGTCTGTACATCTGGTCTCTCTTGGCTCCTATTCTGTTCCCCGAGAGGGAATTCTGAACCCCGACGCCACCAAACGAGAGAAAAAGGGTTTGCTCATTGACGTATTAAGTATATGTATTGTGTGTATGCTACTTCTATTGTACTTAAAAGTACCATCAACTCTGTGAATAGAATGGTTTGTGTTTGACTTTTAGAATAACCAAATCATGTCGGaaaaaatacatattattgagcTTGAAATCGTTTTCTTTCGATATCCCGAAACCATCCTGTGTGTTTTATATTCTGCACCTGTATCTATGTGGTTCGAATACACAACCCGAATGCCCTCCTTTTCGCAGGATGTTAGAGAGCGCTAAATTTGATTGCTTCTTGCTGCATGAGTTACAAAATGGTGTCACAATTATTGCATTGACTCATCAAGTTATTTGAAGGGatcatttagtcatcaaacAATAACATACGAAATGGACAAACTACAAAACTTTTTCAAAAGAATGAACGGTCACGATGATTTCAGATATTGAGTCActgcttcttttttatttttatttttatttcattttttatacaaGCAATATCATATTTCTAAACCAATCAAAACTGCGGTGAAAGGGTTTTGTACTTGAGTGCAGAGCGGGGTGCACATCCCTCTCTAGTGATGTTCAAGTTGTTGATGTGCTTGAGGATGATTCGTATACGTGAGTGATTCTTTGGTTTCAAAGTGAAAATTGAGAAAGAAGAGGAGAACAAGTTAAAAGAAGTTGAAAGGCAAAATAAAAGCAAGGaatcaagtttttatttttgtacatgCGAGATAGGGGGTATTTGAACTGAGGACCTCAGATGCAGGGTAAATGCTCTTAACCAACCGAGTCACAAACTCTTTGCATTGCAAGGAAGGAATAAAGCTAACAAACAAGAAGAGAATAATTCTTCCCATCTTTTGGAAAATCCTTTCCTTGGTAATGGCTAACCGCATGTGTAGTATTCTTTATCTGCATTACAAGTATTCTTCATTCTCATCATATAAAGCTGGTTGTGGGGAATAGCTCTAGCACTACAAATATCATCTTCCCTAATTGTGTCATTTGCATTGCCTATACAACTGTTTTCTCCCTCTTCAACTGTAGATATATTTCAAAGCtcaacaaaccctaaaccctaaaatcaaTGGCTGAAGCATTCGTTTCCTTTCTGGTAGAACAGTTGTTCTGTCATTCTTCAGCAGGTGGAACAAGAGGTGAGGCTTTTTAAGAATGTCAATAACGAAGTTGCAAGTCTCACTCGCAATCTCGGAGCCATTCAAGATGTGCTTCAAGACGCAGAGGAGAGACAAGTGAAGGAGGCCAATGTGAGACGCTGGCTGAATGATGTGAAGGAAGTATCGTGTGAGATGGACAATGTGTTGGATGAGTGGAGCACTGAGATACTAAAGCAAAAAtttgagaaagaagaaaaagaaggtgaAATCTCTATTGATCTTACTAAGAAAAAGAAGGCATGTTTCCCCCTTCCCTCTCTTTGCATTTGTTTTGGCCAAGTCAAATATCAGATTATTTCTCGCCGTGAGATTGCTGTAAAGATAAGAGACTTGAACGAGAGGTTAACATCGATTAGTAATGAAAGACAAAGTTATAACTTTCAATAGGCAAAGAGAGACGTCGAACAACTTGAACGACTGAAAAGTTCTTCCATTGTCGACAAATTTGGGACGTTTGGCCGAGACAACGAAAAGAACATTTTAGTGAGCAAGTTGCTGAGCGAGAATAGTCACGAAAGGGGGGGACCCCTTGTCATCCCTATTGTAGGGATGGGATGGATTGGAAAGACAACTTTTGCCCAACTAGCTTTTAGTGATGAAATGGTAAAGGCTTATTTTGAGAAGAGAATATGGGTTTGTGTCTCGGAGCCTTTCGAACAGGTCAGGGTTGCGAAAGCCATCGTGGAGGGTATAGATGGGAATTCAACTACCCCAATTCCCAATGAGTTAGAGGCTTTAGTGCGACGTATATGTAAATCTATTGAGGGCAAGAAGTTCCTCCTTGTCTTAAATGATGTGTGGGATGCAGACTATAGGAAGTGGGAGCCATTGATGCATTCTTTACAGCTTGGTGCATTAGGCAGTAGAACAGTGGTTACCACGCGAAAAGAACAGGTTGCTGCTATCATAGGGTCAGCCACTCATGTCATCCATCTGAAGGAGTTGAGCGAAGAAGTCAGTAGGTCATTGTTCTTTCACATTGCATTCTTTGGCAAGGAGAGAAACGAGACTGGAAAGTTCGAAAAATATTGGCAACAAAATCGTAAAGAAGTGTGAGGGTTTGCCGCTTGCTGCAAAGACTTTAGGTAGTCTTATGCGGTATAAGAAAACAATTAGTGAATGGGAAGATGTTTTTAAAGCAAGATATGGGAATTAGAAGAGGTTGAGCAACAAGTTTTCCAACCATTGTTACTAAGTTATTATGACTTGGCTTCAACAACCAAACGCTGTCTTTTATATTGTCATGTTTTCCCAAAAGATTATGTGATCGATAAAGATAATTTGAGTTGTGGTGTCACAAGATTATTTTAATGTgggagaaaacaaaggaaagaagACAATAGGTCAGATGCATTTCGATAACTTAGTAATGCGGTCTTTCTTTCAAGATTTTGAGGAAGATTATGATGGAAATATAGTAAGATGCAAAATGCATGATCTTGTGCATGACTTTTTGCATCATCTGACAAAGAATGAATCTTTCATTTTGGAATTTGAAGGAGCTGAAAGAATGGAGCTGCTGGACGATAAGGTTCGTCATTTAACCTTGACATCTGCAGATTGGTATCTATTTCCAGCTAATGTTAACCACTGCAAAAATTTGCGTACCCTTGTAAGCTCTAACTCAGAGGTTTCTACTATTGCATTAGAGCAAATTTTACAGCTTAAATGCTTTAGCACATTAAATTTGAGTGGTAGCTTAACCGAAGTTCCAAGGGAGATAGGTGGATTGATACATTTGAGGTATCTTAATTTATCACATAATTGGAGTTTGGTGGAATTACTAGATACCATGTGTGATTTATACCATTTGCAAACCTTGTGACTTGTTGGTTGTGAAAATCTCAGAAAGTTGCCTAAGGACATGGGAAAGCTAATgaagctaaagcatcttcatGTGGAGAACTCTCATCTTCTAAGGCCAAAAGGGATTGGGAGATTAGTAAGTTTGTGAACACTAGACCAGTTTCATGCCATTTGTAATGGCGACAATGAAGGATTCAAGTTAGAAGATCCGAAAAACTTGGACCAGCTTGAAGGGCGTCTTTCCATTATACACTTGTCTCAGAAGGCAGCGAATGATGCCAAGAAAGCACTATTGGTGAATAAGAAACACGTCGCTCGTTTGGAACTAGGTTTCAATTGTGAATGTGATCCTCTGGAATCACCAAGGGGAAGCAACGATGAAGGAACACTGAATGCCTTACAACCAAATCCAAATGTAAGTACTTTAATCATCCAGGGTTATAATGGTGTCGCCGTGTCTCCTGATTGGTTGATGTCCTTGCACAAGGAGGCTTGGTCTTTACTTTTGCCCGGAATGCGAGTTTTTGCCTCCTTTAGGGAAATTGCCATCTCTTGAATGGCTGTCCAGTGTGAAAAAGGTAGGGGCTGAGTTTTTGGGAATAGACCAACTAGAAACGCAAGCttcatcgtcatcatcatcgTCGTTTGTTTCATTCCCGAAACTGAAACAACTCAGCCTCTGTTGCATGTGGGATTGCGAAGAGTGGGAGGGAGTTGCACACAAGAGGATTCTCAAATTAAAATAATGCCCCGCCTTTCTTGGCTAGACCTAATTGGATGCCCTAAGCTAAGAGGGTGGCCTGACTTCCTGCACAAGTCACCAAACAGAATTTGGAGGACAAGTTTCGTTCTATGGAATAGATAATCTTCGTTCCTGAACGTGTTAATGAACTGAGGTTCTAGCTCGGGAACTTGTCGAGTATCCAGCTCTTCTGTTATGGTAATTAAGCTCTTGTTTATCTGACGCTTACGGATATTGGTTTTTCTAATATAATTGTATGGAAAACTCATGTGTTTTCACTTGTATGTTGTTATGAATCGCTAGGTATCATCTCCGACCACCATCTCTCATCAATCAATGTCTAGTGTGATCCATCTCCGGTAATCTTCAGTCGATAATCTTGTATGAAAACTGACAAGGTATTTCGTCAATCCTTCCTTCCCTTGCATAATAtacagtctctctctctctctctctccattgcACAAGACAGGGAAAGGTTGTGGCTTCAATGCTACATAGCACTTAGTGTTACGAGTATTTTAGTTGTTAGatgttttattttcaatctcaaccattcatttttttatgcCACTCaccattgaagaaaaattaaataattacacGCTGAAATAGATAATCGATATTCATGGAAATTGATAATTTATGGTGCCCTTGCATTAATTCGTTGATATAGGACGGACTACAAGGAGGAGGATGCAGCAGCATTGTATTCGAGATGAATGCAATTGCAGCATGCCGTCGTGGGTTAAGtattttctcaagaaaacttTGCTTCTACTTGTGTAATATTATCAATTTACTTTCAAATACAGTGTATTTATCCAATAGGTTGAAGTGACCTACAGATTCCTTCATAATTTGTTGATATAGCCCATGTTATTGAAATCAATCAACTTTTATTGCACCGTTGAGTGTAGTTCCACCAATACGTTTGTATCAAAACAGAAGGTCGTCGCCATTGCTACCACCTCGCTAGCTCCCACAAGGGTACATGTCCTACGAAAATCAACTTCGCATTGAGTTCAATGAAGTCACAAAACTAACCAACTCATAACAAGAAAATAGCCCCAACCAAGTTACGCCACCAAAATCGCCACACCGGATCTAACCCACCATTGCGTTCCCTTGGAAGtagaaccaaaaaaataaaacacaggCGAGACGGATGGTACGTGAGTTGGTGTCAACACGAAATCATATTAGGAGACCTTaagacaaaattgaaaaattacaaataaatttcAGTTGCCATCGACTACGATACCGAAAATCGGATGCCATGAGATATCATTTGCCAAAAAAACATCCAAAGAAAACTGGAGTGAGCAAAGAATGTTACACttaaaaattcaatttgaatccaATGGGTTAAAGTTTAACCGGGTGTTTAGGGCAATCATTCAATCCTCGTAATCTCCAGCATTCTCCAATAGGTAATTGGCTGCCAATTCCTCGTTGCGATCGCACGCCAGAAAAGCCTCAATGACCAACGCTCTGTCAAATCCCATTGCCTCAAGCTGTAATAGAGAATGCTGAACTAATCAGCACATTCAAAAATATTATGTAGCAGTTGTCAGGAACAGAGAGAATACATACACGTTCAATAGCCTCCTGCTCGGCAGGGGTTACGTTGATGGCATGAGGCATATCTTGGTCAGGACCGTCAGGCTGATCAAATATGTCACTGGAAGACGGAGCAactttataaaaaagaaaaatcatgattttgaCAAGTTCTATAAATTCAATGCAGGGTTTGAAAAGGCAATCATATCTTATTAGAAACATAAACCAGTGAAGATACGGTTAACTTGAACAAGCCCTGAAGAGAGCCCAAGGGATGGCTCAGAGCCTCAGAAGATAAGTGGGTGGAGAAAAAGTATTTGATGAGCAAGCAATTATGTAACTAGAAAGACTTTATCGGGCCCCGTTTATGACTACAATGTACCAAATTCATATCTTTCAACACTCACCCTTCAGAACCCTCAAGAGGTTCATTTATTAACTGAAGGAACTCAGTATGGTGCTCCTGAATTAATCTTAAAAGCTGGGGGTTTTGCTTTCCGAGCTCTTGCAGCATGGGCTGTAACAAAAGCAGCACGAAACTATTTAACACATGTATAAGAAACCATCACAATATTTAATGTCAAAGACGCAAAGCAAATGCAGACCTGCAAAATTTGTGGATTTGCTTGCACCATTGAGCGCAGTGCTTGGAACTATGATGGAAAcaagaaaaatgtaaaaacaaacCTTTCAGCACTGACAAGTGAATAAGGCAAACAAACTGAGTACAACTTG from Pyrus communis chromosome 7, drPyrComm1.1, whole genome shotgun sequence encodes the following:
- the LOC137739131 gene encoding uncharacterized protein — protein: MWAASCLASCCAACACDACRTVVSSISRRSARIAYCGLFALSLIVSWILREVAAPLLEKIPWISQFNQTHNREWFETDAVLRVSLGNFLFFTILSVMMVGVKNQKDPRDSLHHGGWMMKVICWCLLVIFMFFVPNEIVSFYETISKFGSGFFLLVQVVLLLDFVHGWNDKWVGYDEKFWYVALFVVSLVCYLATFVFSGLLFHWFTPSGQDCGLNTFFIVMTLMCVFGFLIVALHPSVSGSILPASVISMYCTYLCYSALASEPRDYECNGLHKHSKAVSTGTLTFGLLTTVLSVVYSAVRAGSSTTLLSPPSSPRSGAGKALLPLDKVDEHEEKEKSKPVSYSYAFFHIIFSLASMYSAMLLTGWSASVGESGKLVDVGWPSVWVRMVTSWATAGLYIWSLLAPILFPEREF
- the LOC137740680 gene encoding disease resistance protein RGA2-like gives rise to the protein MLLTNRVTNSLHCKEGIKLTNKKRIILPIFWKILSLVEQEVRLFKNVNNEVASLTRNLGAIQDVLQDAEERQVKEANVRRWLNDVKEVSCEMDNVLDEWSTEILKQKFEKEEKEGEISIDLTKKKKAKRDVEQLERLKSSSIVDKFGTFGRDNEKNILVSKLLSENSHERGGPLVIPIVGMGWIGKTTFAQLAFSDEMVKAYFEKRIWVCVSEPFEQVRVAKAIVEGIDGNSTTPIPNELEALVRRICKSIEGKKFLLVLNDVWDADYRKWEPLMHSLQLGALGSRTVVTTRKEQVAAIIGSATHVIHLKELSEEVSRSLFFHIAFFGKERNETGKFEKYWQQNRKEV